One genomic region from Candidatus Binataceae bacterium encodes:
- a CDS encoding GlsB/YeaQ/YmgE family stress response membrane protein, with protein sequence MGIIAWLVVGLIAGFIGSKIVNKSGEGLIRDIILGVIGGLVGGAVFSALGSTGVTGIDLWSIFVAVIGSIVVLVVYHALIGRTA encoded by the coding sequence ATGGGAATCATAGCATGGCTGGTCGTTGGTCTAATCGCCGGGTTTATCGGCAGCAAGATAGTCAACAAGAGTGGCGAAGGCCTGATCCGTGACATTATCTTGGGAGTAATCGGTGGACTGGTTGGCGGTGCGGTCTTTTCGGCGCTTGGTTCTACCGGAGTCACCGGTATTGATCTGTGGAGCATTTTCGTCGCCGTTATCGGATCGATCGTCGTCCTCGTCGTATACCATGCACTGATCGGAAGGACCGCCTAG